AGCCTGCCAGCCACTGACGTTCGTTGAAGGGTGGGCTGGCTCGATCTGAACGCGTGCTTCGGCCCTTTGCAAATACCAATAACAAAAGAAGGATTGTCATGACCACTGATAACGCCGCTCCGGTTGTAAATCCGAGCGTTCTGTCCCGGGACTTTTCGCGCCTGTTGCCGGTTTACGGCATGCCGGTATTGATGCTGTTGCTGATCCTGTTTTTCTCCGTGCTGCTGCCGGATACCTTTCCGACGTTGCTGAACCTTAACTCGATCCTCAGCGATAAGGTGATCATCGCTATCCTCGCGCTGGCGGCGATGATCCCCATGCTGACGAACAAGATCGACCTGACCGTCGGCTACGGCATTGTGCTCTGGCACATCCTGGTGATCAGCCTGCAAACCCGCTACGGCTTTTCCTGGCCTGCGGCGGTTCTGGTGGTCCTGGCCGCCGGCCTGCTGTTCGGTTTCCTGAATGGTTTGCTGGTGGAAATGGCGAAAATCGACTCGTTCATCGCCACGCTCGGCACCGGCACCGTGATCTATGCATTGGCGCTGTGGCACAGCGGTGGACGCCAGGTGTTCGGTGAGTTGCCTGACGGTTTCATCGAACTCAACGGCGCTATGCTGTTTGGTTTGCCGGTCTGTGCTTTTTACGTCATGGGCCTGGCGCTGGTGCTGTGGGTGGTGACCGAGTTTTTGCCCATCGGCCGGTTTCTCTATGCCATCGGCGCTAACCCGCGGGCAGCCGAATTGAACGGTATTCCCAGCCGCCGTTATGTGATCGGCGCCTTCATGGGCTCGGGCTTGCTGACGGCGGTGGCGGGTGTGCTGCTGGCTTCCAAGCTGCAAATCGGTCAGGCCAGCGTAGGTCTGGAGTTTCTGTTGCCGGCGCTGGTGGGTGCATTTCTGGGTTCCACCACGATTCGTCCGGGACGGGTCAATGTCTGGGGCACGTTAATTGGTGTGGGTGTCCTGGCGGTGGGGATCGCCGGCATCCAACAGTTGGGCGGGGCGTTCTTCGTCGAGCCACTGTTCAATGGCGTCACCTTGTTGCTGGCGATCGGTATTGCCGGTTATGCCGGTCGTCGACGGACGCGCGTGCGCAATACACGTAGCACCGCCAATTGATCTGCGCGCCAGACTGGCGCGCTTCAGCCTAAAAACAACACCTCATTTTTTCCGCTCTATCGGAGTAGAACGCTATGACTTTGCCTGTTTTCAGCCGCACCCTGGTGTCCGGGCTGCTTGCCCTGTCGGTCATGACGTCGGCGTTTGCCGATGATTTCGTCGAACAAGCCAAGCAACGGATTGCCGATGCAACCCAGCCTTGGCATCACTGGAGTGGACCGATCACCGGCCCGGCCGCTCAGGCCGACAAACAGGTGCTGTTTGTCGCCGCGGACTTGCGCAACAGCGGTGTGTTGGGGGTCAGCGAGGGTGTGCAGGATGCTGCCAGGGCCATTGGCTGGAAGCTTCGTGTGCTGGACGGCCAGGGCAGCATTTCCGGGCGTACGGCGGCATTGAACCAGGCCCTCGCGCTGAAGCCCGACGGGATCATCCTCGGTGGCTTCGACGCCCATGAGCAGGCGGCTGCGATCAGCAAGGTCCGCGCGGCGAACATCCCGATGGTGGGCTGGCATGCCGGGCCAGGAGCCGGTGCAATGCCCGCGGAGGGACTGTTCGTCAATGTCACCACTGACCCGACCGAGGTGGCCAAAATCGCCGCTTATTACGCCGTGGCGCAATCGGACGGCAAGGCCGGTGTGGTGATCTTTACCGACTCGCTGTACACCGTCGCCACCGCAAAATCGGATGCCATGGCCGAAGTGATCAAGCAATGCTCCGGCTGCACGTTGCTGGAAGTGCAGGACACGCCATTGGCTGAAACCTCGACGCGCATGCCACAACTGACCACCTCGCTGTTGCAGCGTCATGGTGACAAATGGAACTACGCACTGGGCATCAACGACTTGTATTTTGATTTCATCGGTCCATCCCTGAGCCGCGTGGGACGCAAGCCTGAAGAGCCGCCTTTCAGTCTGTCGGCCGGGGATGGCAGCGAATCGGCGTTCCAGCGCATCCGCAAGTCTCGCTATCAGGTGGCGACAGTACCGGAGCCGCTCAACCTGCACGGCTGGCAGCTGATTGACGAACTGAACCGGGCCTTCGCCGGCGAGCAGCCAAGCGGCTACGTGACCGCGGTGCACCTGGTAACACCGCAGAACGTGGAGTTCGACGGAGGGGAGCGCAACACCTTCGATCCGGACAATGGCTATGCCGCGGCTTACAGCAAAATCTGGAAGCATTGAGGGCAAAGCCATGACAGATATCCAAATATTCGATCCGAGGCTGCAGCGCATCTTGAACCCTGACAGTCGCCTTGAGCAGCTGTGTACGGGGGCAGAGTGGGGCGAGGGGCCTGTCTGGATCGGCGAACAAAGTTGCGTGGTCTGGAGCGATATTCCCAACAACCGCATGCTGCGCTGGTCGGCCGAAGAGGGGCTGAGTGTATTCCGCCAGCCGGCGCATTTCAGCAATGGCAATTACCGCGACCGTGAGGGTCGGCTGGTCACTTGCGAGCACGGCCGGCGCTGCATTTCGCGCACCGAGCGCGATGGCCGGGTGGAAGTACTGGTCGACCGCTATCAAGGCGCCCGGCTCAATTCGCCGAATGATCTGGTGGTCAAGTCCGACGGCAGCATCTGGTTCAGCGACCCGGCCTACGGAATCATGAGTGATCGTGAAGGTTATCTGGCCGAGAGTGAGCAGGATGGTTGCCATGTGTATCGCTTCGATCCTCTGAGCCATGAGCTGAGCCGGGTGGCCAATGACTTCGAGAAACCCAATGGCCTGGCTTTTTCACCTGACGAGACATTGCTCTACGTTTCGGATACCTCGGCCTCCCATGCCGAAGACGGTTGCCATCACCTCCGTGTGTTCGATGTGCTCGACGGTCGGCGGCTGGTCAATGGCCGTTTGTTCGCGGTGATCGAACCGGGATTGCCCGATGGGTTTCGCGTCGATCAGCAAGGCTGGCTGTACGTCAGCTCGCAGGACAGCATCCAGGTCTATGCCCCGGACGGATGTCTGCTGGGCAAGATCCTGGTGCCGGAGAAAATCTCCAATTGCACCTTTGGCGGGGCTGAAGGCAACCGTCTGTTTATCACGGCATCCACCTCGCTCTATGCCATTACGCTGAACACTCGGGGATGCCAGAGCTGATGCGTCGCGTCCATGCCGAACGACAATAATAAGAGGACCTGCAATGCTCAGAAATTTCTTTACCTGCGCCCTTTGGCCTGGGCTGTTTTGCGGCCTGATAGGCATGCCTTGCATGGCCGATGAATTGCCCGCCTTGACCCCTGGCAGCATGCCGGATGGCAAGCAGGCGGCTGCATTGTTCCAGCGCTTCGACTCGCGTCCAGTACAACCCTGGTCCGTTCCATCGATGGAGACTATTCCACAGGGGGCCGAGGGCGAGCTGATTCGCTATGGCATGAAGTTGATGCAGCAAACCACGCAGTTGGCCGGGCCGCTCGCGGAGGATCACAGCAAGCGCTATTCGCGTAATAACCTCAACTGCGTCAACTGTCATGAGGCGGGACCTTCCGGTTTGCCGGGCAGCAAACCCTATGCACTGCCGTTGGTTAATGCCGTCAACGAATATCCCAAGCTCGACCCGAAAAGCATGAAGGTCATTTCGCTGGAGCAACGGATTGCCGGCATGTTTGGCAAAGGCGAAGTCGAGTTGACGCCACAGAAACCGGAAATGCAGGCCATCGTCGCTTACCTGCATTGGCTGGGTGGCCAGGCCAAGCCGGGCATGGCGATGACGGGCACGGGCCTGTTGCCAATCGCCATGCCCAATCGCGCTGCCGATCCCAAGCAAGGCCAGGGGCTGTTTGCCGCGCATTGCACTCAGTGCCACGGCACGACGGGCGAGGGCACGCCAGCGCCGGACTTCGCCAAAGGTGGCGGCTATCTGTTCCCGCCCATTGCCGGAGATGACACGTACGACGATGGCGGGCATATGTACATGGTGCCGCTGCTCACCCGTTTCATCTACGCCAACATGCCTTTGGGAAGCAGCGCAGCTGCGCCACAGCTGAAGATAGACGAGGCATACGACATCGCGGCTTACATCAACAGTGAGTTGCCGCGTCGGCATGCTCCCCAGCGGATCGGCCTTTACCCTGATCCAGCGTTCCGTCCCGCGGGCTTTGCCATTCCCGAGTATTTCCCTGATGACCCGCAGGGTTTCCACCGCGCGCGCTTCGGGCCCTTTCCCCATGGGTCGTTATGAAGATGGCGACCATGAACCTGTGATTTAGCCGCTTTTACGCGCCAGGCAAGTGGCTGCGTGATTAACGGCCGACTTCGGCCGATCAACTTGCCCGACCCCTTCGGTGCATCACGTCATCGGGCTTCACCTGCCCGAAGGGGGACGGCTTTGTCCAAAAAAAGATGGGAGCACAACAATAATGACTGACTCCGTAACCGTAGCGCCTCACCTGCTGAAACCAACTCTGACGAGCATCGCCCTCGGCGTGGCACTGGCTGTCTGCGCGTCATCGGCGCTGGCCGAAGAGCATGGTTTTGTCGAAGACGCCAAGGTCGATCTGGGACTGCGCAACTTCTACATGAACCGTAATTTCGTCAACCCGTCTTATCCGCAAAACAAGGCTGAGGAATGGACCCAGAGCTTCATTCTCGATGCTCGCTCCGGCTTCACTCAGGGCACAGTCGGCTTCGGTGTGGATATGTTGGGCCTGGCTGCGTTCAAGCTAGATGGCGGTAAAGGCACAACAGGTACCGGCCTGTTGCCTATCCATGACGACGGACGCCCGGCCGATAATTACGGTCGGCTGGCCGTCGCCGCCAAGGCGAAATTGTCGAACACCGAGCTGAAGGTGGGTGAATGGCGGCCAGTGCTGCCGGTCCTTAGGGCTGATGACGGTCGTGCGTTGCCGCAGACCTTCGAAGGCGCCCAGATCACCTCCAAAGAGATCACCGGACTGACCCTTTATGGCGGCCAGTTCCGTGGCACCAGCCAGCGCGACGATGCGAGCATGGAAGACATGGGCGTCGGCGCAGCGCTGTCGGATCGCTTCAACTTCGCTGGCGGCGAATACCGCTTCAACCAGCAGCGCACTCAGCTCGGCCTGTGGCACGCCGAGCTTGAAAACATCTACAACCAGCAGTTCGTCAACCTGGTGCACAGCCAGCCGATCGGCGACTGGACCCTGGGCGCCAACCTCGGTTACTTCCAGGACAACGATGACGGTAGCGCACTGGCCGGCCAAATCGACAACAAGGTCTACTCGGGCCTGTTCTCCGCCAGGCTTGGCGGCAGCACTTTCTACGTCGGCCTGCAGAAACTCACGGGCGAGGGCAAGTGGATGCGCGTCAATGGCACCAGCGGTGGCAGCCTGGGTAACGACAGCTTCAACGCCAGCTTCGACAATCCTCAGGAACACTCCTGGCAAGTGCGCTACGACTACAACTTCGCCGCCATCGGGATTCCCGGCCTGACCCTGATGAATCGCTATATTCGCGGTGACAACGTACATGTCGGCGCCATCACCGATGGCCAGGAAAGCATACGAGATGCCGAGCTGGCTTATGTCGTGCAAAGCGGCGCCTTCAAGAACTTGTCGGTGACATGGCGCAATACCAGTTTGCGTCGTGACTTCAGTAACAATGAGTTTGATGAGAATCGGCTGATTTTCAACTATCCGATTTCGTTGCTTTGATCGATTTTTTGATGGTGTACATATCCATTCCTTGGGTAACGGCTACTTAGGGTTCCGCCGAGGCTGCGATCTTTTAATGTTGCTGTGGGCGCGGGCTTGCTCGCGAAGGGGGCTGATAGCCGACCTGTCTCGTGCGGATGTACACCGATCAAATTGTGGGAGCTGGCTTGCCTGCGATGGCGGCCTGATAGCCGACCGGGATTTTTGACGGTGTACATATCCGTTTCTGCGGTCGTGCCGGCTGGCGGTTTCGCTCTTACAGCGAGTCCCTTTTCCAAACGCCGAAAAGGAACCAAAAGGCTTTGCCCCTCCATTCGGTGCCTCGCTTAGGCTCGGCATGCCATAACGAAGGCATTGCTCCGGGGGCCCGCCGCCATCGGCCATCCATGGCCGGGGGCGGCTACCGCGGCATCCTTGCCGCGGCGCCCCCTGCGCAATACCTGCGTTCGGCCTCTGGGAAAGGGGCAACAGATCAAGATCAAAAGCCAAAGCCAAAGCCAAAGCCAAAGCCAAAGCC
The Pseudomonas lini DNA segment above includes these coding regions:
- a CDS encoding ABC transporter permease — encoded protein: MTTDNAAPVVNPSVLSRDFSRLLPVYGMPVLMLLLILFFSVLLPDTFPTLLNLNSILSDKVIIAILALAAMIPMLTNKIDLTVGYGIVLWHILVISLQTRYGFSWPAAVLVVLAAGLLFGFLNGLLVEMAKIDSFIATLGTGTVIYALALWHSGGRQVFGELPDGFIELNGAMLFGLPVCAFYVMGLALVLWVVTEFLPIGRFLYAIGANPRAAELNGIPSRRYVIGAFMGSGLLTAVAGVLLASKLQIGQASVGLEFLLPALVGAFLGSTTIRPGRVNVWGTLIGVGVLAVGIAGIQQLGGAFFVEPLFNGVTLLLAIGIAGYAGRRRTRVRNTRSTAN
- a CDS encoding substrate-binding domain-containing protein → MTLPVFSRTLVSGLLALSVMTSAFADDFVEQAKQRIADATQPWHHWSGPITGPAAQADKQVLFVAADLRNSGVLGVSEGVQDAARAIGWKLRVLDGQGSISGRTAALNQALALKPDGIILGGFDAHEQAAAISKVRAANIPMVGWHAGPGAGAMPAEGLFVNVTTDPTEVAKIAAYYAVAQSDGKAGVVIFTDSLYTVATAKSDAMAEVIKQCSGCTLLEVQDTPLAETSTRMPQLTTSLLQRHGDKWNYALGINDLYFDFIGPSLSRVGRKPEEPPFSLSAGDGSESAFQRIRKSRYQVATVPEPLNLHGWQLIDELNRAFAGEQPSGYVTAVHLVTPQNVEFDGGERNTFDPDNGYAAAYSKIWKH
- a CDS encoding SMP-30/gluconolactonase/LRE family protein, with translation MTDIQIFDPRLQRILNPDSRLEQLCTGAEWGEGPVWIGEQSCVVWSDIPNNRMLRWSAEEGLSVFRQPAHFSNGNYRDREGRLVTCEHGRRCISRTERDGRVEVLVDRYQGARLNSPNDLVVKSDGSIWFSDPAYGIMSDREGYLAESEQDGCHVYRFDPLSHELSRVANDFEKPNGLAFSPDETLLYVSDTSASHAEDGCHHLRVFDVLDGRRLVNGRLFAVIEPGLPDGFRVDQQGWLYVSSQDSIQVYAPDGCLLGKILVPEKISNCTFGGAEGNRLFITASTSLYAITLNTRGCQS
- a CDS encoding c-type cytochrome; translated protein: MADELPALTPGSMPDGKQAAALFQRFDSRPVQPWSVPSMETIPQGAEGELIRYGMKLMQQTTQLAGPLAEDHSKRYSRNNLNCVNCHEAGPSGLPGSKPYALPLVNAVNEYPKLDPKSMKVISLEQRIAGMFGKGEVELTPQKPEMQAIVAYLHWLGGQAKPGMAMTGTGLLPIAMPNRAADPKQGQGLFAAHCTQCHGTTGEGTPAPDFAKGGGYLFPPIAGDDTYDDGGHMYMVPLLTRFIYANMPLGSSAAAPQLKIDEAYDIAAYINSELPRRHAPQRIGLYPDPAFRPAGFAIPEYFPDDPQGFHRARFGPFPHGSL
- a CDS encoding OprD family porin produces the protein MTDSVTVAPHLLKPTLTSIALGVALAVCASSALAEEHGFVEDAKVDLGLRNFYMNRNFVNPSYPQNKAEEWTQSFILDARSGFTQGTVGFGVDMLGLAAFKLDGGKGTTGTGLLPIHDDGRPADNYGRLAVAAKAKLSNTELKVGEWRPVLPVLRADDGRALPQTFEGAQITSKEITGLTLYGGQFRGTSQRDDASMEDMGVGAALSDRFNFAGGEYRFNQQRTQLGLWHAELENIYNQQFVNLVHSQPIGDWTLGANLGYFQDNDDGSALAGQIDNKVYSGLFSARLGGSTFYVGLQKLTGEGKWMRVNGTSGGSLGNDSFNASFDNPQEHSWQVRYDYNFAAIGIPGLTLMNRYIRGDNVHVGAITDGQESIRDAELAYVVQSGAFKNLSVTWRNTSLRRDFSNNEFDENRLIFNYPISLL